A single genomic interval of Chryseobacterium paludis harbors:
- a CDS encoding DUF2059 domain-containing protein gives MKKIVVVSALFLGISTFAQTKQDKIKELISLNGTFTISKEVKKDFISEYKKRYSHVPDLAWKPIEEKINIDELVDKVVDMYGNKFNEKEIDQLLIFYKSDVGKKVIQNAPTMIAEIQDVTRNWAIKINQTINDDLEKMGYLQSPPPPMPSSK, from the coding sequence ATGAAGAAGATAGTTGTTGTAAGTGCTTTATTTTTGGGAATAAGTACTTTTGCTCAAACAAAACAAGATAAAATAAAAGAGCTAATTTCTTTAAATGGAACTTTTACCATCTCAAAAGAAGTAAAAAAGGATTTTATTTCAGAATATAAGAAAAGGTATAGCCATGTTCCAGATTTAGCTTGGAAACCTATCGAAGAGAAGATTAATATTGATGAACTTGTGGATAAAGTGGTTGATATGTATGGGAATAAATTTAATGAAAAAGAAATTGATCAATTACTCATTTTTTATAAATCAGATGTAGGAAAAAAAGTTATTCAAAATGCACCAACTATGATAGCTGAAATCCAAGATGTTACTCGTAATTGGGCAATAAAAATTAATCAAACAATTAATGATGATTTAGAGAAAATGGGATATTTACAGTCACCACCTCCTCCAATGCCTTCTTCAAAATAA
- a CDS encoding GNAT family N-acetyltransferase codes for MIIKRVDSSNTDFQNLVQLLDADLAIRDGDDHAFYHQFNGIDMLKNCIVVSIDDIAVACGAFKPFSDGTVEIKRMYTNPQYRGKGLASMTLNELEVWARECGYERCILETGIKQPEAIALYEKRGYKKTANYGQYIGVENSVCFEKLV; via the coding sequence ATGATAATAAAAAGAGTAGACTCCTCTAATACCGACTTTCAGAATCTTGTACAACTCCTTGATGCTGATCTGGCTATTCGTGATGGTGATGATCACGCATTTTACCATCAGTTCAATGGGATAGATATGCTAAAAAACTGTATTGTAGTATCTATCGATGATATAGCTGTTGCCTGTGGTGCTTTCAAACCTTTTTCTGATGGTACAGTGGAAATTAAAAGAATGTATACCAACCCTCAGTATAGAGGTAAAGGTTTAGCCTCAATGACGCTAAATGAACTTGAAGTCTGGGCCAGAGAATGCGGCTATGAAAGATGTATTTTGGAAACAGGAATTAAACAACCTGAGGCCATTGCTTTGTATGAGAAAAGAGGCTATAAAAAAACAGCTAATTATGGACAATATATAGGAGTTGAGAACAGTGTTTGTTTTGAAAAACTGGTATAA